The Tenebrio molitor chromosome 5, icTenMoli1.1, whole genome shotgun sequence genome has a segment encoding these proteins:
- the subdued gene encoding anoctamin-4 isoform X2, translating into MPLERTKENAEKNVSFNTSMSAPLLRQSCGQEEFIMSPVPSTQDGKSKFHKKRVATLRHGDSLENDRFMYHPYILSYYEGENGKGQRQPRYRSKLPKQSSDENRDFAAMSVPNLYKSADNLDSEMDTERDFPSALRRPNPRIVIPESSIESQELPNESSQNNCECPKPDNLSCPVPTIYFTDGMRSVDFILVWDAFTEDAVKPEAQEKRKIFEANLAKEGLELEYVPQESNGLNFVKIHAPQEVLRRYGEILKLRMPMREELCKAPREFRQNRLYNATAFIQQIPALHQMRSRTNFLIEEINSQWDKLKSYILVDSDKFPEKNQRFTAIYSRDREYLFDVDSPCFFTPAIHSRLVQFILDRKRFSEKDNDDFAFGIERLLNERVYSAAYPLHDGDLKQSGSVRYLLYNEWTALRKWYRYQPLDYVKDYFGVKIGLYFAWLGFYTHMLLPAAVVGFFCFVYSCLTLYTNKPSEDICNANFTTKMCPLCNDWCNYWDLQETCAHARITYLFDNSTTVFFAIFMSFWAALFLELWKRYSAEITHRWDLTGFDIQEEHPRPQYLARLAHVKRQEINVVTNIEEPHVPFWRLRVPITIFSFSVVMLLVTMALATVVAIVVYRMSMLFSLRVYADQVDNSSAILFTTCTAACINLVCIVIFNWIYNYVAEYLTEFELLRTQTEFDDSLTLKIYLLQFVNYYASIFYIAFFKGKFVGSPKEYHMLFGYRQEECGPGGCLTELCIQLAIIMVGKQAMNTVLEMLFPLFFKWLNTIKVKTGLSKDQSCKGARPQWLKDYKLVEWGPRSLFPEYLEMVLQYGFVTIFVAAFPLAPFFALLNNVLEMRLDARKLITFYRRPVGQRVRDIGVWYRILDSIGKLSVVTNGFIIAFTSEFIPRLIYSMYFSEDHSLKGYLNFTLSYFNTSHFQNESYPRKHNSEEICRYPDFREPPWSPNRYEKTVTYWHILAARLAFVVVFENIVTFIIIIIKWCIPDIPGDLKDRIRREAYITNEIIIKQETIRAQHGYLYPSPTMHRELINNIRECPATPEQWDRLLSKSLAGTDFDLMVHSNSYPPQTEGNRANSEQTPTSL; encoded by the exons ATGCCGCTAGAAAGAACCAAAGAAAATGCAGagaaaaacgtttcatttaacacTTCCATGTCAGCGCCTTTGTTGCGACAATCATGTGGTCAAGAAGAGTTCATCATGTCACCTGTTCCAAGCACACAAGATGGAAAAAGTAAGTTCCACAAGAAGCGAGTGGCGACGCTGAGACATGGAGACAGTTTGGAGAATGACAGGTTTATGTATCATCCATACATTTTGAGTTATTATGAAGGCGAGAATGGTAAAGGCCAAAGACAACCACGTTATCGAAGTAAACTTCCCAAACAGAGCTCAGATGAGAACAGAGACTTTGCTGCCATGTCAGTACCTAATTTATACAAAAGTGCTGATAATTTAGATTCTGAAATGGATACAGAAAG AGATTTCCCGTCCGCCCTGCGAAGACCCAATCCGCGAATCGTGATACCGGAGAGCTCGATCGAATCTCAAGAACTACCAAACGAATCTAgtcaaaataattgtgaatGTCCTAAACCCGACAATCTGTCGTGTCCCGTACCCACGATTTATTTCACCGACGGGATGAGGTCCGTGGACTTCATTTTGGTGTGGGACGCTTTCACTGAAGATGCCGTCAAGCCAGAGGCTCAAGAGAAGAGGAAAATTTTCGAAGCTAATCTAGCGAAAGAGGGACTCGAGCTGGAGTACGTACCGCAAGAGAGCAACGGACTGAATTTTGTCAAA ATTCACGCTCCGCAAGAAGTGCTCCGGAGGTACGGCGAAATCTTGAAGTTGCGCATGCCAATGAGAGAG GAGTTGTGTAAAGCCCCGAGAGAATTCCGCCAGAATCGTTTGTACAATGCCACAGCATTTATCCAACAG ATTCCTGCTTTGCATCAGATGCGCTCACGAACGAATTTTCTCATCGAGGAAATAAACAGCCAATGGGACAAACTCAAATCTTACATACTCGTCGATTCTGACAAGTTCCCGGAGAAGAATCAGCGATTTACAGCCATTTACAGCCGAGACAGAGAATATTT GTTCGACGTCGATTCGCCTTGTTTTTTTACCCCGGCGATTCACTCGAGACTTGTCCAGTTTATCCTCGACAGGAAGCGGTTTAGCGAAAAGGACAACGACGATTTTGCTTTCGGAATAGAGAGACTTTTGAATGAAAGAGTATACAGCGCCGCGTATCCTCTGCACGAC GGCGACTTGAAACAGTCCGGCTCGGTGCGCTACCTCCTCTACAACGAATGGACAGCTTTGAGGAAGTGGTACCGCTACCAACCCCTAGACTACGTTAAAGATTACTTCGGGGTAAAGATCGGCTTGTACTTTGCCTGGTTGGGTTTCTACACCCACATGTTGCTCCCCGCCGCCGTCGTCggctttttctgtttcgtttaCTCGTGTCTCACCCTCTACACCAACAAACCGAG TGAAGACATCTGCAATGCGAACTTCACAACGAAGATGTGCCCCCTTTGCAATGACTGGTGCAACTACTGGGACCTACAAGAAACGTGCGCTCACGCCCGGATCACGTATCTCTTTGACAATTCGACGACGGTGTTTTTCGCgatttttatgtcattttGGG CTGCACTTTTTCTCGAATTGTGGAAGCGGTACTCTGCTGAGATCACTCATCGGTGGGATTTGACCGGTTTTGACATCCAGGAGGAGCACCCAAGGCCGCAGTATTTAGCCAGACTTGCTCACGTCAAGAGACAGGAAATCAACGTTGTTACCAACATAGAGGAACCGCACGTCCCGTTCTGGCGACTGAGAGTTCCTATAACGATTTTCAGCTTTTCTGTTGTCATGTTGTTG GTCACAATGGCCTTGGCCACCGTCGTTGCCATCGTGGTCTACCGCATGTCGATGCTCTTCTCTTTGCGGGTCTACGCCGACCAAGTCGACAACAGTTCAGCCATCTTGTTTACGACTTGTACAGCCGCCTGCATCAATCTGGTGTGCATCGTCATCTTCAACTGG ATTTACAATTACGTGGCCGAGTACTTGACGGAATTCGAACTACTGCGGACTCAGACCGAATTCGACGACTCCTTGACCCTCAAAATCTACCTCCTCCAATTCGTCAACTATTACGCCTCCATTTTCTACATCGCGTTTTTCAAGGGGAAATTCGTGGGGTCGCCTAAGGAATACCACATGCTCTTCGGCTATCGGCAGGAAGAG TGCGGTCCTGGGGGGTGCCTGACGGAGTTGTGCATCCAACTGGCTATAATAATGGTGGGCAAACAAGCCATGAATACTGTTTTGGAGATGTTGTTccctttatttttcaaatggttgAACACCATCAAAGTGAAGACGGGACTGAGCAAGGATCAGTCGTGTAAAGGGGCGCGTCCGCAATGGTTGAAAGATTACAAACTAGTCGAGTGGGGACCGAGGAGTTTATTTCCCGAGTATTTAGAAATGG TCTTGCAGTACGGTTTTGTAACGATTTTCGTCGCGGCCTTCCCACTGGCGCCATTTTTCGCCCTGTTGAATAACGTTCTAGAGATGCGATTGGATGCCAGGAAACTTATTACATTTTATAGGAGGCCGGTCGGTCAAAGGGTCAGGGACATAGGGGTGTGGTACAGGATTCTGGACTCGATCGGGAAGCTTTCAGTTGTTACAAAT GGATTTATAATAGCGTTCACGTCCGAATTCATCCCTCGTTTAATCTACTCGATGTACTTCAGCGAAGATCACAGTCTGAAAGGCTACCTTAACTTCACCCTGTCCTACTTCAACACTTCGCACTTCCAGAACGAATCCTACCCTCGCAAGCACAACTCCGAAGAGATCTGCAG ATATCCGGATTTCCGGGAGCCTCCTTGGTCGCCGAACCGCTACGAGAAGACCGTCACCTATTGGCACATTCTGGCGGCTCGCCTGGCTTTCGTCGTCGTTTTCGAAAATATCGTGACGTTTATCATTATCATCATAAAATGGTGCATACCGGATATACCGGGCGACCTCAAAGACAGAATTAGGCGCGAGGCTTACATCACCAACGAAATCATCATTAAACAAGAGACAATCAGGGCACAACATGGATACTTGT ATCCTTCGCCTACAATGCACAGGGAGTTGATAAATAACATTAGAGAGTGTCCGGCAACTCCCGAACAGTGGGACAGGTTGCTGAGTAAATCTTTAGCCGGGACTGATTTTGATTTGATGGTACATAGCAACAGTTATCCTCCACAGACTGAAGGGAATCGAGCTAATTCAGAGCAGACCCCTACTAGCCTATAG
- the subdued gene encoding anoctamin-4 isoform X1: MPLERTKENAEKNVSFNTSMSAPLLRQSCGQEEFIMSPVPSTQDGKSKFHKKRVATLRHGDSLENDRFMYHPYILSYYEGENGKGQRQPRYRSKLPKQSSDENRDFAAMSVPNLYKSADNLDSEMDTERDFPSALRRPNPRIVIPESSIESQELPNESSQNNCECPKPDNLSCPVPTIYFTDGMRSVDFILVWDAFTEDAVKPEAQEKRKIFEANLAKEGLELEYVPQESNGLNFVKIHAPQEVLRRYGEILKLRMPMRELLQELCKAPREFRQNRLYNATAFIQQIPALHQMRSRTNFLIEEINSQWDKLKSYILVDSDKFPEKNQRFTAIYSRDREYLFDVDSPCFFTPAIHSRLVQFILDRKRFSEKDNDDFAFGIERLLNERVYSAAYPLHDGDLKQSGSVRYLLYNEWTALRKWYRYQPLDYVKDYFGVKIGLYFAWLGFYTHMLLPAAVVGFFCFVYSCLTLYTNKPSEDICNANFTTKMCPLCNDWCNYWDLQETCAHARITYLFDNSTTVFFAIFMSFWAALFLELWKRYSAEITHRWDLTGFDIQEEHPRPQYLARLAHVKRQEINVVTNIEEPHVPFWRLRVPITIFSFSVVMLLVTMALATVVAIVVYRMSMLFSLRVYADQVDNSSAILFTTCTAACINLVCIVIFNWIYNYVAEYLTEFELLRTQTEFDDSLTLKIYLLQFVNYYASIFYIAFFKGKFVGSPKEYHMLFGYRQEECGPGGCLTELCIQLAIIMVGKQAMNTVLEMLFPLFFKWLNTIKVKTGLSKDQSCKGARPQWLKDYKLVEWGPRSLFPEYLEMVLQYGFVTIFVAAFPLAPFFALLNNVLEMRLDARKLITFYRRPVGQRVRDIGVWYRILDSIGKLSVVTNGFIIAFTSEFIPRLIYSMYFSEDHSLKGYLNFTLSYFNTSHFQNESYPRKHNSEEICRYPDFREPPWSPNRYEKTVTYWHILAARLAFVVVFENIVTFIIIIIKWCIPDIPGDLKDRIRREAYITNEIIIKQETIRAQHGYLYPSPTMHRELINNIRECPATPEQWDRLLSKSLAGTDFDLMVHSNSYPPQTEGNRANSEQTPTSL, translated from the exons ATGCCGCTAGAAAGAACCAAAGAAAATGCAGagaaaaacgtttcatttaacacTTCCATGTCAGCGCCTTTGTTGCGACAATCATGTGGTCAAGAAGAGTTCATCATGTCACCTGTTCCAAGCACACAAGATGGAAAAAGTAAGTTCCACAAGAAGCGAGTGGCGACGCTGAGACATGGAGACAGTTTGGAGAATGACAGGTTTATGTATCATCCATACATTTTGAGTTATTATGAAGGCGAGAATGGTAAAGGCCAAAGACAACCACGTTATCGAAGTAAACTTCCCAAACAGAGCTCAGATGAGAACAGAGACTTTGCTGCCATGTCAGTACCTAATTTATACAAAAGTGCTGATAATTTAGATTCTGAAATGGATACAGAAAG AGATTTCCCGTCCGCCCTGCGAAGACCCAATCCGCGAATCGTGATACCGGAGAGCTCGATCGAATCTCAAGAACTACCAAACGAATCTAgtcaaaataattgtgaatGTCCTAAACCCGACAATCTGTCGTGTCCCGTACCCACGATTTATTTCACCGACGGGATGAGGTCCGTGGACTTCATTTTGGTGTGGGACGCTTTCACTGAAGATGCCGTCAAGCCAGAGGCTCAAGAGAAGAGGAAAATTTTCGAAGCTAATCTAGCGAAAGAGGGACTCGAGCTGGAGTACGTACCGCAAGAGAGCAACGGACTGAATTTTGTCAAA ATTCACGCTCCGCAAGAAGTGCTCCGGAGGTACGGCGAAATCTTGAAGTTGCGCATGCCAATGAGAGA GTTGCTACAGGAGTTGTGTAAAGCCCCGAGAGAATTCCGCCAGAATCGTTTGTACAATGCCACAGCATTTATCCAACAG ATTCCTGCTTTGCATCAGATGCGCTCACGAACGAATTTTCTCATCGAGGAAATAAACAGCCAATGGGACAAACTCAAATCTTACATACTCGTCGATTCTGACAAGTTCCCGGAGAAGAATCAGCGATTTACAGCCATTTACAGCCGAGACAGAGAATATTT GTTCGACGTCGATTCGCCTTGTTTTTTTACCCCGGCGATTCACTCGAGACTTGTCCAGTTTATCCTCGACAGGAAGCGGTTTAGCGAAAAGGACAACGACGATTTTGCTTTCGGAATAGAGAGACTTTTGAATGAAAGAGTATACAGCGCCGCGTATCCTCTGCACGAC GGCGACTTGAAACAGTCCGGCTCGGTGCGCTACCTCCTCTACAACGAATGGACAGCTTTGAGGAAGTGGTACCGCTACCAACCCCTAGACTACGTTAAAGATTACTTCGGGGTAAAGATCGGCTTGTACTTTGCCTGGTTGGGTTTCTACACCCACATGTTGCTCCCCGCCGCCGTCGTCggctttttctgtttcgtttaCTCGTGTCTCACCCTCTACACCAACAAACCGAG TGAAGACATCTGCAATGCGAACTTCACAACGAAGATGTGCCCCCTTTGCAATGACTGGTGCAACTACTGGGACCTACAAGAAACGTGCGCTCACGCCCGGATCACGTATCTCTTTGACAATTCGACGACGGTGTTTTTCGCgatttttatgtcattttGGG CTGCACTTTTTCTCGAATTGTGGAAGCGGTACTCTGCTGAGATCACTCATCGGTGGGATTTGACCGGTTTTGACATCCAGGAGGAGCACCCAAGGCCGCAGTATTTAGCCAGACTTGCTCACGTCAAGAGACAGGAAATCAACGTTGTTACCAACATAGAGGAACCGCACGTCCCGTTCTGGCGACTGAGAGTTCCTATAACGATTTTCAGCTTTTCTGTTGTCATGTTGTTG GTCACAATGGCCTTGGCCACCGTCGTTGCCATCGTGGTCTACCGCATGTCGATGCTCTTCTCTTTGCGGGTCTACGCCGACCAAGTCGACAACAGTTCAGCCATCTTGTTTACGACTTGTACAGCCGCCTGCATCAATCTGGTGTGCATCGTCATCTTCAACTGG ATTTACAATTACGTGGCCGAGTACTTGACGGAATTCGAACTACTGCGGACTCAGACCGAATTCGACGACTCCTTGACCCTCAAAATCTACCTCCTCCAATTCGTCAACTATTACGCCTCCATTTTCTACATCGCGTTTTTCAAGGGGAAATTCGTGGGGTCGCCTAAGGAATACCACATGCTCTTCGGCTATCGGCAGGAAGAG TGCGGTCCTGGGGGGTGCCTGACGGAGTTGTGCATCCAACTGGCTATAATAATGGTGGGCAAACAAGCCATGAATACTGTTTTGGAGATGTTGTTccctttatttttcaaatggttgAACACCATCAAAGTGAAGACGGGACTGAGCAAGGATCAGTCGTGTAAAGGGGCGCGTCCGCAATGGTTGAAAGATTACAAACTAGTCGAGTGGGGACCGAGGAGTTTATTTCCCGAGTATTTAGAAATGG TCTTGCAGTACGGTTTTGTAACGATTTTCGTCGCGGCCTTCCCACTGGCGCCATTTTTCGCCCTGTTGAATAACGTTCTAGAGATGCGATTGGATGCCAGGAAACTTATTACATTTTATAGGAGGCCGGTCGGTCAAAGGGTCAGGGACATAGGGGTGTGGTACAGGATTCTGGACTCGATCGGGAAGCTTTCAGTTGTTACAAAT GGATTTATAATAGCGTTCACGTCCGAATTCATCCCTCGTTTAATCTACTCGATGTACTTCAGCGAAGATCACAGTCTGAAAGGCTACCTTAACTTCACCCTGTCCTACTTCAACACTTCGCACTTCCAGAACGAATCCTACCCTCGCAAGCACAACTCCGAAGAGATCTGCAG ATATCCGGATTTCCGGGAGCCTCCTTGGTCGCCGAACCGCTACGAGAAGACCGTCACCTATTGGCACATTCTGGCGGCTCGCCTGGCTTTCGTCGTCGTTTTCGAAAATATCGTGACGTTTATCATTATCATCATAAAATGGTGCATACCGGATATACCGGGCGACCTCAAAGACAGAATTAGGCGCGAGGCTTACATCACCAACGAAATCATCATTAAACAAGAGACAATCAGGGCACAACATGGATACTTGT ATCCTTCGCCTACAATGCACAGGGAGTTGATAAATAACATTAGAGAGTGTCCGGCAACTCCCGAACAGTGGGACAGGTTGCTGAGTAAATCTTTAGCCGGGACTGATTTTGATTTGATGGTACATAGCAACAGTTATCCTCCACAGACTGAAGGGAATCGAGCTAATTCAGAGCAGACCCCTACTAGCCTATAG
- the subdued gene encoding anoctamin-5 isoform X3, with amino-acid sequence MPLERTKENAEKNVSFNTSMSAPLLRQSCGQEEFIMSPVPSTQDGKSKFHKKRVATLRHGDSLENDRFMYHPYILSYYEGENGKGQRQPRYRSKLPKQSSDENRDFAAMSVPNLYKSADNLDSEMDTERDFPSALRRPNPRIVIPESSIESQELPNESSQNNCECPKPDNLSCPVPTIYFTDGMRSVDFILVWDAFTEDAVKPEAQEKRKIFEANLAKEGLELEYVPQESNGLNFVKIHAPQEVLRRYGEILKLRMPMREIPALHQMRSRTNFLIEEINSQWDKLKSYILVDSDKFPEKNQRFTAIYSRDREYLFDVDSPCFFTPAIHSRLVQFILDRKRFSEKDNDDFAFGIERLLNERVYSAAYPLHDGDLKQSGSVRYLLYNEWTALRKWYRYQPLDYVKDYFGVKIGLYFAWLGFYTHMLLPAAVVGFFCFVYSCLTLYTNKPSEDICNANFTTKMCPLCNDWCNYWDLQETCAHARITYLFDNSTTVFFAIFMSFWAALFLELWKRYSAEITHRWDLTGFDIQEEHPRPQYLARLAHVKRQEINVVTNIEEPHVPFWRLRVPITIFSFSVVMLLVTMALATVVAIVVYRMSMLFSLRVYADQVDNSSAILFTTCTAACINLVCIVIFNWIYNYVAEYLTEFELLRTQTEFDDSLTLKIYLLQFVNYYASIFYIAFFKGKFVGSPKEYHMLFGYRQEECGPGGCLTELCIQLAIIMVGKQAMNTVLEMLFPLFFKWLNTIKVKTGLSKDQSCKGARPQWLKDYKLVEWGPRSLFPEYLEMVLQYGFVTIFVAAFPLAPFFALLNNVLEMRLDARKLITFYRRPVGQRVRDIGVWYRILDSIGKLSVVTNGFIIAFTSEFIPRLIYSMYFSEDHSLKGYLNFTLSYFNTSHFQNESYPRKHNSEEICRYPDFREPPWSPNRYEKTVTYWHILAARLAFVVVFENIVTFIIIIIKWCIPDIPGDLKDRIRREAYITNEIIIKQETIRAQHGYLYPSPTMHRELINNIRECPATPEQWDRLLSKSLAGTDFDLMVHSNSYPPQTEGNRANSEQTPTSL; translated from the exons ATGCCGCTAGAAAGAACCAAAGAAAATGCAGagaaaaacgtttcatttaacacTTCCATGTCAGCGCCTTTGTTGCGACAATCATGTGGTCAAGAAGAGTTCATCATGTCACCTGTTCCAAGCACACAAGATGGAAAAAGTAAGTTCCACAAGAAGCGAGTGGCGACGCTGAGACATGGAGACAGTTTGGAGAATGACAGGTTTATGTATCATCCATACATTTTGAGTTATTATGAAGGCGAGAATGGTAAAGGCCAAAGACAACCACGTTATCGAAGTAAACTTCCCAAACAGAGCTCAGATGAGAACAGAGACTTTGCTGCCATGTCAGTACCTAATTTATACAAAAGTGCTGATAATTTAGATTCTGAAATGGATACAGAAAG AGATTTCCCGTCCGCCCTGCGAAGACCCAATCCGCGAATCGTGATACCGGAGAGCTCGATCGAATCTCAAGAACTACCAAACGAATCTAgtcaaaataattgtgaatGTCCTAAACCCGACAATCTGTCGTGTCCCGTACCCACGATTTATTTCACCGACGGGATGAGGTCCGTGGACTTCATTTTGGTGTGGGACGCTTTCACTGAAGATGCCGTCAAGCCAGAGGCTCAAGAGAAGAGGAAAATTTTCGAAGCTAATCTAGCGAAAGAGGGACTCGAGCTGGAGTACGTACCGCAAGAGAGCAACGGACTGAATTTTGTCAAA ATTCACGCTCCGCAAGAAGTGCTCCGGAGGTACGGCGAAATCTTGAAGTTGCGCATGCCAATGAGAGAG ATTCCTGCTTTGCATCAGATGCGCTCACGAACGAATTTTCTCATCGAGGAAATAAACAGCCAATGGGACAAACTCAAATCTTACATACTCGTCGATTCTGACAAGTTCCCGGAGAAGAATCAGCGATTTACAGCCATTTACAGCCGAGACAGAGAATATTT GTTCGACGTCGATTCGCCTTGTTTTTTTACCCCGGCGATTCACTCGAGACTTGTCCAGTTTATCCTCGACAGGAAGCGGTTTAGCGAAAAGGACAACGACGATTTTGCTTTCGGAATAGAGAGACTTTTGAATGAAAGAGTATACAGCGCCGCGTATCCTCTGCACGAC GGCGACTTGAAACAGTCCGGCTCGGTGCGCTACCTCCTCTACAACGAATGGACAGCTTTGAGGAAGTGGTACCGCTACCAACCCCTAGACTACGTTAAAGATTACTTCGGGGTAAAGATCGGCTTGTACTTTGCCTGGTTGGGTTTCTACACCCACATGTTGCTCCCCGCCGCCGTCGTCggctttttctgtttcgtttaCTCGTGTCTCACCCTCTACACCAACAAACCGAG TGAAGACATCTGCAATGCGAACTTCACAACGAAGATGTGCCCCCTTTGCAATGACTGGTGCAACTACTGGGACCTACAAGAAACGTGCGCTCACGCCCGGATCACGTATCTCTTTGACAATTCGACGACGGTGTTTTTCGCgatttttatgtcattttGGG CTGCACTTTTTCTCGAATTGTGGAAGCGGTACTCTGCTGAGATCACTCATCGGTGGGATTTGACCGGTTTTGACATCCAGGAGGAGCACCCAAGGCCGCAGTATTTAGCCAGACTTGCTCACGTCAAGAGACAGGAAATCAACGTTGTTACCAACATAGAGGAACCGCACGTCCCGTTCTGGCGACTGAGAGTTCCTATAACGATTTTCAGCTTTTCTGTTGTCATGTTGTTG GTCACAATGGCCTTGGCCACCGTCGTTGCCATCGTGGTCTACCGCATGTCGATGCTCTTCTCTTTGCGGGTCTACGCCGACCAAGTCGACAACAGTTCAGCCATCTTGTTTACGACTTGTACAGCCGCCTGCATCAATCTGGTGTGCATCGTCATCTTCAACTGG ATTTACAATTACGTGGCCGAGTACTTGACGGAATTCGAACTACTGCGGACTCAGACCGAATTCGACGACTCCTTGACCCTCAAAATCTACCTCCTCCAATTCGTCAACTATTACGCCTCCATTTTCTACATCGCGTTTTTCAAGGGGAAATTCGTGGGGTCGCCTAAGGAATACCACATGCTCTTCGGCTATCGGCAGGAAGAG TGCGGTCCTGGGGGGTGCCTGACGGAGTTGTGCATCCAACTGGCTATAATAATGGTGGGCAAACAAGCCATGAATACTGTTTTGGAGATGTTGTTccctttatttttcaaatggttgAACACCATCAAAGTGAAGACGGGACTGAGCAAGGATCAGTCGTGTAAAGGGGCGCGTCCGCAATGGTTGAAAGATTACAAACTAGTCGAGTGGGGACCGAGGAGTTTATTTCCCGAGTATTTAGAAATGG TCTTGCAGTACGGTTTTGTAACGATTTTCGTCGCGGCCTTCCCACTGGCGCCATTTTTCGCCCTGTTGAATAACGTTCTAGAGATGCGATTGGATGCCAGGAAACTTATTACATTTTATAGGAGGCCGGTCGGTCAAAGGGTCAGGGACATAGGGGTGTGGTACAGGATTCTGGACTCGATCGGGAAGCTTTCAGTTGTTACAAAT GGATTTATAATAGCGTTCACGTCCGAATTCATCCCTCGTTTAATCTACTCGATGTACTTCAGCGAAGATCACAGTCTGAAAGGCTACCTTAACTTCACCCTGTCCTACTTCAACACTTCGCACTTCCAGAACGAATCCTACCCTCGCAAGCACAACTCCGAAGAGATCTGCAG ATATCCGGATTTCCGGGAGCCTCCTTGGTCGCCGAACCGCTACGAGAAGACCGTCACCTATTGGCACATTCTGGCGGCTCGCCTGGCTTTCGTCGTCGTTTTCGAAAATATCGTGACGTTTATCATTATCATCATAAAATGGTGCATACCGGATATACCGGGCGACCTCAAAGACAGAATTAGGCGCGAGGCTTACATCACCAACGAAATCATCATTAAACAAGAGACAATCAGGGCACAACATGGATACTTGT ATCCTTCGCCTACAATGCACAGGGAGTTGATAAATAACATTAGAGAGTGTCCGGCAACTCCCGAACAGTGGGACAGGTTGCTGAGTAAATCTTTAGCCGGGACTGATTTTGATTTGATGGTACATAGCAACAGTTATCCTCCACAGACTGAAGGGAATCGAGCTAATTCAGAGCAGACCCCTACTAGCCTATAG